A region of Nomascus leucogenys isolate Asia unplaced genomic scaffold, Asia_NLE_v1 Super-Scaffold_249, whole genome shotgun sequence DNA encodes the following proteins:
- the FNDC8 gene encoding fibronectin type III domain-containing protein 8 produces MASEALHPMGDGEEAVLKKENFNMMNALDQLPKPFPNPKSMNRTVTTKGLPLASKGNLVNFLEDDTIYLPKPLPVEDSDCSSDESSISAFSSTLPNPIKLAVTQPNSSFFAGMLEGELNKLGFSPVAKNTENEDLALGPCPCPSKSQMATRGLLDLDNPELETETSSTDSESSVVVDLPDTPFIFEHTVNNSTAVISWTYALGKPPVSLYQLLLWEVAKTQENELPKAKNRPWIFNKILGTTVKLMELKPHTCYCLTVRAANTAGVGKWCKTYKFATLATDFSSCPENYPIQITVRRKEPRRKIVSIRPEEMRRLEDLEYLSPY; encoded by the exons ATGGCATCAGAGGCACTCCATCCaatgggagatggggaggaggctgtactgaagaaagaaaacttcaacaTGATGAATGCCCTCGACCAACTGCCAAAACCCTTTCCAAACCCCAAGTCTATGAACCGGACCGTCACTACCAAAGGACTCCCACTAGCCTCAAAGGGCAATTTGGTCAACTTCTTGGAGGATGATACCATCTACCTACC GAAGCCGCTGCCAGTGGAGGATTCAGATTGCAGCTCTGATGAGTCCAGCATCTCTGCCTTCTCATCCACCTTGCCGAACCCCATCAAATTAGCTGTGACCCAGCCCAACAGCAGCTTCTTTGCAGGGATGCTGGAGGGGGAGCTGAACAAACTCGGCTTCTCCCCAGTGGCCAAGAATACAGAAAACGAGGACCTGGCCCTCGGCCCCTGCCCATGCCCATCGAAGTCCCAAATGGCCACGAGGGGCCTGCTGGACCTTGACAACCCTGAGCTGGAGACAGAAACCTCCTCAACGGACTCAGAATCTTCTGTGGTTGTGGACCTGCCGGACACCCCCTTCATCTTTGAGCACACCGTCAACAATTCCACAGCTGTG ATTTCCTGGACCTACGCCTTGGGCAAGCCGCCGGTCAGTTTGTACCAGCTCCTGTTATGGGAGGTGGCCAAGACACAGGAGAATGAGTTGCCCAAGGCAAAGAATCGTCCATGGATCTTCAACAAGATTTTGGGCACTACTGTcaagctgatggagctgaagccCCACACGTGTTACTGCCTCACTGTCCGTGCAGCCAACACAGCTGGGGTGGGGAAGTGGTGCAAGACCTACAAA TTTGCAACCCTGGCCACTGACTTCAGCAGCTGTCCTGAGAACTACCCCATCCAGATCACCGTGCGGCGCAAGGAACCCCGGCGAAAGATCGTGTCCATCAGGCCGGAGGAGATGCGGAGGCTGGAGGATCTGGAATACCTATCTCCCTATTAA
- the RAD51D gene encoding DNA repair protein RAD51 homolog 4 isoform X1 translates to MGVLRVGLCPGLTQEMIQLLRSRRIKTVVDLVSADLEEVAQKCGLSYKALVALRRVLLAQFSAFPVNGADLYEELKTSTAILSTGIGSLDKLLDAGLYTGEVTEIVGGPGSGKTQVCLCVAANVAHGLQQNVLYVDSNGGLTASRLLQLLQAKTQDEEKQAEALQRIQVVHAFDIFQMLDVLQELRATVAQQVTSSSGTVKVVVVDSVTAVVSPLLGGQQREGLALMMQLAQELKTLALDLGMAVVVTNHITRDRDSGRLKPALGRSWSFVPRTRILLDTIEGAGASGGRRMACLTKSSRQPTGFQEMVDIGTWGTSEQSATLQGDQT, encoded by the exons ATGGGCGTGCTCAGGGTCGGACTGTGCCCTGGCCTTACCCAGGAGATGATCCAGCTTCTCAGGAGCCGCAGGATCAAGACAG TGGTGGACCTGGTTTCTGCAGACCTGGAGGAGGTAGCTCAGAAATGCGGCTTGTCTTACAAG GCCCTGGTTGCCCTGAGGCGGGTGCTGCTGGCTCAGTTCTCAGCTTTCCCCGTGAATGGTGCTGATCTCTACGAGGAACTGAAGACCTCCACTGCCATCCTGTCCACCGGCATTGGCAG CCTTGATAAACTGCTTGATGCTGGTCTCTATACTGGAGAAGTGACTGAAATTGTAGGAGGCCCAGGTAGCGGCAAAACTCAG gtatGTCTTTGTGTGGCAGCAAATGTGGCCCATGGCCTGCAGCAAAACGTCCTATATGTAGATTCCAATGGAGGGCTGACAGCTTCCCGCCTCCTCCAGCTGCTTCAGGCTAAAACGCAGGATGAGGAGAAACAG GCAGAAGCTCTCCAGAGGATCCAGGTGGTGCATGCGTTTGACATCTTCCAGATGCTGGATGTGCTGCAGGAGCTCCGAGCCACTGTGGCCCAGCAG GTGACTAGTTCTTCAGGAACTGTGAAGGTGGTGGTTGTGGACTCGGTCACTGCGGTGGTCTCCCCACTTCTGGGAGGTCAGCAGAGGGAAG GCTTGGCCTTGATGATGCAGCTGGCCCAAGAGCTGAAGACCCTGGCCCTGGACCTTGGCATGGCAGTGGTG GTGACCAACCACATAACTCGAGACAGGGACAGTGGGAGGCTCAAACCTGCCCTTGGACGCTCCTGGAGCTTTGTGCCCAGGACTCGGATTCTCCTGGACACCATCGAGGGAGCAGGAGCATCAGGCGGCCGGCGCATGGCATGTCTGACCAAATCTTCCCGACAG CCAACAGGTTTCCAGGAGATGGTAGACATTGGGACCTGGGGGACCTCAGAGCAGAGCGCCACGTTACAGGGTGATCAGACATGA
- the RAD51D gene encoding DNA repair protein RAD51 homolog 4 isoform X3, with amino-acid sequence MGVLRVGLCPGLTQEMIQLLRSRRIKTVVDLVSADLEEVAQKCGLSYKTWRAHSSGNLGGLQLPQVPAGRSWSGVRNALKQPGLGHGGTDGLSLNAFCERGTALSTSRLDKLLDAGLYTGEVTEIVGGPGSGKTQVCLCVAANVAHGLQQNVLYVDSNGGLTASRLLQLLQAKTQDEEKQAEALQRIQVVHAFDIFQMLDVLQELRATVAQQVTSSSGTVKVVVVDSVTAVVSPLLGGQQREGLALMMQLAQELKTLALDLGMAVVVTNHITRDRDSGRLKPALGRSWSFVPRTRILLDTIEGAGASGGRRMACLTKSSRQPTGFQEMVDIGTWGTSEQSATLQGDQT; translated from the exons ATGGGCGTGCTCAGGGTCGGACTGTGCCCTGGCCTTACCCAGGAGATGATCCAGCTTCTCAGGAGCCGCAGGATCAAGACAG TGGTGGACCTGGTTTCTGCAGACCTGGAGGAGGTAGCTCAGAAATGCGGCTTGTCTTACAAG ACATGGAGGGCGCACTCAAGTGGTAACCTGGGAGGATTACAGCTGCCTCAGGTCCCCGCAGGGAGATCGTGGAGTGGGGTCAGGAATGCTCTGAAGCAGCCAGGACTTGGGCATGGAGGAACAGATGGACTTTCGCTGAATGCTTTCTGTGAACGAGGCACTGCACTCAGCACTTCAcg CCTTGATAAACTGCTTGATGCTGGTCTCTATACTGGAGAAGTGACTGAAATTGTAGGAGGCCCAGGTAGCGGCAAAACTCAG gtatGTCTTTGTGTGGCAGCAAATGTGGCCCATGGCCTGCAGCAAAACGTCCTATATGTAGATTCCAATGGAGGGCTGACAGCTTCCCGCCTCCTCCAGCTGCTTCAGGCTAAAACGCAGGATGAGGAGAAACAG GCAGAAGCTCTCCAGAGGATCCAGGTGGTGCATGCGTTTGACATCTTCCAGATGCTGGATGTGCTGCAGGAGCTCCGAGCCACTGTGGCCCAGCAG GTGACTAGTTCTTCAGGAACTGTGAAGGTGGTGGTTGTGGACTCGGTCACTGCGGTGGTCTCCCCACTTCTGGGAGGTCAGCAGAGGGAAG GCTTGGCCTTGATGATGCAGCTGGCCCAAGAGCTGAAGACCCTGGCCCTGGACCTTGGCATGGCAGTGGTG GTGACCAACCACATAACTCGAGACAGGGACAGTGGGAGGCTCAAACCTGCCCTTGGACGCTCCTGGAGCTTTGTGCCCAGGACTCGGATTCTCCTGGACACCATCGAGGGAGCAGGAGCATCAGGCGGCCGGCGCATGGCATGTCTGACCAAATCTTCCCGACAG CCAACAGGTTTCCAGGAGATGGTAGACATTGGGACCTGGGGGACCTCAGAGCAGAGCGCCACGTTACAGGGTGATCAGACATGA
- the RAD51D gene encoding DNA repair protein RAD51 homolog 4 isoform X2 yields MGVLRVGLCPGLTQEMIQLLRSRRIKTVVDLVSADLEEVAQKCGLSYKAEALQRIQVVHAFDIFQMLDVLQELRATVAQQVTSSSGTVKVVVVDSVTAVVSPLLGGQQREGLALMMQLAQELKTLALDLGMAVVVTNHITRDRDSGRLKPALGRSWSFVPRTRILLDTIEGAGASGGRRMACLTKSSRQPTGFQEMVDIGTWGTSEQSATLQGDQT; encoded by the exons ATGGGCGTGCTCAGGGTCGGACTGTGCCCTGGCCTTACCCAGGAGATGATCCAGCTTCTCAGGAGCCGCAGGATCAAGACAG TGGTGGACCTGGTTTCTGCAGACCTGGAGGAGGTAGCTCAGAAATGCGGCTTGTCTTACAAG GCAGAAGCTCTCCAGAGGATCCAGGTGGTGCATGCGTTTGACATCTTCCAGATGCTGGATGTGCTGCAGGAGCTCCGAGCCACTGTGGCCCAGCAG GTGACTAGTTCTTCAGGAACTGTGAAGGTGGTGGTTGTGGACTCGGTCACTGCGGTGGTCTCCCCACTTCTGGGAGGTCAGCAGAGGGAAG GCTTGGCCTTGATGATGCAGCTGGCCCAAGAGCTGAAGACCCTGGCCCTGGACCTTGGCATGGCAGTGGTG GTGACCAACCACATAACTCGAGACAGGGACAGTGGGAGGCTCAAACCTGCCCTTGGACGCTCCTGGAGCTTTGTGCCCAGGACTCGGATTCTCCTGGACACCATCGAGGGAGCAGGAGCATCAGGCGGCCGGCGCATGGCATGTCTGACCAAATCTTCCCGACAG CCAACAGGTTTCCAGGAGATGGTAGACATTGGGACCTGGGGGACCTCAGAGCAGAGCGCCACGTTACAGGGTGATCAGACATGA
- the NLE1 gene encoding notchless protein homolog 1 isoform X2 gives MALSTDYALRTGAFEPAEASVNPQDLQGSLQELKERALSRYNLVRGQGPERLVSGSDDFTLFLWSPAEDKKPLTRMTGHQALINQVLFSPDSRIVASASFDKSIKLWDGRMGKYLASLRGHVAAVYQIAWSADSRLLVSGSSDSTLKVWDVKAQKLAMDLPGHADEVYAVDWSPDGQRVASGGKDKCLRIWRR, from the exons ATGGCCCTCAGCACTGACTATGCCCTGCGCACTGGGGCCTTTGAACCTGCTGAGGCCTCAGTTAATCCCCAAGACCTCCAAGGATCCT TGCAGGAGTTGAAGGAGAGGGCTCTGAGCCGATACAACCTCGTGCGG GGCCAGGGTCCCGAGAGGCTGGTGTCTGGCTCAGACGACTTCACCTTATTCCTGTGGTCCCCAGCGGAGGACAAAAAGCCTCTCACTCGGATGACAGGACACCAAGCTCTCATCAACCAGGTGCTCTTCTCTCCTGACTCCCGCATCGTGGCTAGTGCCTCCTTCGACAAGTCCATCAAGCTGTGGGATGGCAGGATGGGCAA GTACCTGGCTTCCCTACGCGGCCACGTGGCTGCCGTGTACCAGATTGCGTGGTCAGCTGACAGTCGGCTCCTGGTCAGCGGCAGCAGTGACAGCACACTGAAGGTGTGGGATGTGAAGGCCCAGAAGCTGGCCATGGACCTGCCCGGCCACGCGGATGAG GTATATGCTGTTGACTGGAGTCCAGATGGCCAAAGAGTGGCAAGTGGTGGGAAGGACAAATGCCTCCGGAT ATGGAGGAGATGA